TCGTACTTGACGCGCGGGTCAAGAAATTTATAAAAAATATCGACCAGGAGGTTAGCCATGACATAGGCGCCGGCGATTACCAGCGTCAGTGCGGTAATAACCGGGTAGTCTCTGGCAAAGAAGGATTCAATCGCCAGACGGCCAACACCCGGAATACCGAAAAGGGTCTCGGTGATAAACGCCCCCGTGACCAGTGTTGCCAGGCTCAAACCTAATAGGGTGAAGACCGGAATCATGGCGTTGCGGAGAACGTGACGCCAGTAGACCAGGTACTCAGGCAGTCCCTTTGACCGGGCTGTCCTTACATAGTCCTGGGCCAGTACCTCGACAATGCTGTTGCGGCTCATGCGGGCGATGGCGGCAACGCCGGGGATCCCGAGAATCAGCATGGGCATGATGATGCGCGGGTCAAGGAGACCCCCCCAGCCCTGGCTGGGGAGAATGCCCAGCCACAGAACGAAGACCAGCAGCAGAAACGGGGCGGTAATGAACACAGGAAGGGAGTAGAAAAGCAAAGTTCCGCTGATAACGGCGGTGTCCTGCCACTGGCCCTGCTTGACCGCCGCGAATAGTCCCAGGGGTATCCCGAGCACAAATCCCAGTATCAGCGCCGCCAGTCCCAGTTGAACGGAAACCCATATCCGTCCGCCCAGAAGTTCACTGACCGACTGTCCACGATATTTGAAACTCTCTCCCAGGTCACCCCCCAAAGCGTTTTTGATATAAATGCCGTATTGAAGGATAACGGGCTTGTCCAGCCCACGCTGTTCGCGGATTCGCTCTACCACCACCGGATCCTGATACTGGTCAAG
Above is a genomic segment from Dehalococcoidales bacterium containing:
- a CDS encoding ABC transporter permease, translated to MAKYIVRRLLWTPFLLLMVGFITYVLGYYGPGDPVEVLLDQYQDPVVVERIREQRGLDKPVILQYGIYIKNALGGDLGESFKYRGQSVSELLGGRIWVSVQLGLAALILGFVLGIPLGLFAAVKQGQWQDTAVISGTLLFYSLPVFITAPFLLLVFVLWLGILPSQGWGGLLDPRIIMPMLILGIPGVAAIARMSRNSIVEVLAQDYVRTARSKGLPEYLVYWRHVLRNAMIPVFTLLGLSLATLVTGAFITETLFGIPGVGRLAIESFFARDYPVITALTLVIAGAYVMANLLVDIFYKFLDPRVKYD